From a single Chloroflexota bacterium genomic region:
- a CDS encoding helix-turn-helix domain-containing protein produces MTTKKVFVSYDHEGDMLEVLWAFREGYFTPTSDERILKRLDDDGEVIGFLIHEMSALTEPSPVEFELASEAATDDVANVTVKEAAVRLGVSERRVRKLARDGRVRGATKTGSEWLIPTPVDVVPGRRGPVGVAGRVDGAGG; encoded by the coding sequence ATGACGACCAAGAAGGTATTTGTATCCTACGATCACGAGGGGGACATGCTTGAGGTGCTGTGGGCGTTCAGGGAGGGGTACTTCACCCCCACCAGCGACGAGCGGATCCTCAAGAGGCTGGATGACGACGGAGAGGTCATCGGGTTTCTCATCCACGAGATGAGCGCCCTCACCGAGCCGAGCCCCGTCGAGTTCGAGCTCGCATCCGAGGCCGCCACCGATGATGTCGCTAACGTGACTGTGAAGGAGGCGGCCGTAAGGTTGGGCGTCTCTGAACGCAGAGTGCGAAAGTTGGCCCGGGATGGCCGGGTGCGAGGAGCGACCAAGACCGGATCGGAGTGGCTGATTCCCACGCCAGTTGATGTGGTCCCAGGACGGCGCGGTCCCGTAGGTGTAGCGGGGCGCGTTGATGGGGCAGGAGGCTAG